A genomic segment from Micromonospora echinaurantiaca encodes:
- a CDS encoding winged helix-turn-helix domain-containing protein yields the protein MSVSPASSRAGWHTSQPAVPGRPPGGQRRPANTAAPMLTVTLNIPLACEESLTPPARRLLEAAREMLERGEGTITTATTVERRPEPVPANRSSGRPLAPTIPALHILAASRSVLRDGEPLPLTRLEFDLLLHLVAHPRRVFTRLQLLNAVWGYEHAGVRTVDVHVRRLRGKVGVDVPLVTTVYGVGYRLADDARVTIDRSG from the coding sequence ATGTCGGTCAGCCCCGCTTCGTCGCGCGCCGGATGGCATACGTCCCAACCCGCGGTTCCCGGTCGACCCCCCGGCGGGCAGCGCCGCCCCGCCAACACAGCAGCCCCGATGCTCACCGTGACCTTGAACATTCCGCTGGCCTGTGAGGAGTCGCTGACCCCGCCGGCCCGCCGGCTGCTCGAGGCGGCCCGGGAGATGCTCGAACGCGGGGAGGGCACGATCACCACGGCGACCACCGTGGAGCGCCGCCCCGAGCCGGTGCCGGCCAACCGCTCGTCCGGCCGGCCGCTGGCCCCGACCATCCCGGCCCTGCACATCCTCGCGGCGTCCCGGTCGGTGCTGCGCGACGGTGAGCCGCTGCCGCTGACCCGGCTGGAGTTCGACCTGCTGCTGCACCTGGTGGCCCACCCCCGGCGGGTGTTCACCCGGTTGCAGCTGCTCAACGCGGTCTGGGGCTACGAGCACGCCGGGGTGCGTACGGTCGACGTGCACGTCCGCCGGCTGCGCGGCAAGGTCGGCGTGGACGTCCCGCTGGTCACCACGGTCTACGGCGTCGGGTACCGGCTCGCCGACGACGCCCGGGTCACCATCGACCGCAGCGGCTGA